The proteins below are encoded in one region of Lactuca sativa cultivar Salinas chromosome 3, Lsat_Salinas_v11, whole genome shotgun sequence:
- the LOC111898518 gene encoding AP-4 complex subunit epsilon gives HSVVIAKLEQLKTIGRELAMGSQGGFGQSKEFLELVKSIGESRSKAEEDRIVLHEIETLKRRITEPDIPKRKMKEYIIRLVYIEMLGHDASFGYIHAVKMTHDDSLLLKRTGYLAVTLFLNEDHDLIILIVNTIQKDLKSDNFLVVCAALNAVCKLINEETIPAVLPQVVELLGHPKEAVRKKAIMALHRFYQRSPSAVTHLVTNFRKKLCDNDPGVMGATLCPLFDLILIDVNSHKDLVASFVNILKQVAERRLPKSYDYHQTPAPFIQIKLLKILALLGNGDKQSSGQMYTIIGDIMRRSDTTSNIGNAILYECICCVSSIHPSPKLFTAAADAIAKLLKSDVHNLRYMGIDALGRLIRISPEIAEQHQLAVIDCLEDPDDTLKRKTFELLYKMTKSSNVEVIVERMIEYMISINDYHYKTEIASRCVELAEQYAPTNQWFIQTMNKVFQHAGDLVNPKVAHNLMRLIAEGFGEDDDDDDTEDSQLRSSAVESYLRIMGEPKLASTFLQVICWVLGEYGIADGKYSASYISGKLCDVAETHPSDDTVKAYAVTAVMKVCSFEKAAGRKIDMLPEFQSLMESLTASHSTDLQQRAYELQAFINLDPDAINNIMPFDASCEEIEIDKSLSLVNGYIEKSLKDGAQPYIPEQERSGTLNINNFKNQDACPHSLKFVAYEVPKPVIPRMPPKVLSSAELLPEPDPFYQREVHRSPSVGSISDTQQLRLRLDGVQKKWGQPSTTGPSTSEPESYLVNGSSEVEVSEEKQKLAGLLFGGISSRGEKKQSQSGGQTKGSKVPRHVVDQTGQVKPAPDLLDSGSSMASSSSSMVDPFKQLEGLLLDTSQKGPDFMCINSDTCNQNQNHDGSSDGSSNLNNRVGPLPTKGPNLKEALGKDALVRQMGVTPTTQNPNLFKDLLR, from the exons CATTCTGTTGTTATTGCAAAGCTGGAGCAGTTGAAGACGATCGGCAGGGAGCTCGCAATGGGCTCCCAGGGTGGCTTCGGCCAGTCTAAGGAGTTTCTGGAGCTTGTTAAATCAATTGGCGAATCCCGATCCAAAGCTGAAGAAGACCGTATTGTCCTTCACGAGATCGAAACCCTAAAACGTCGGATCACCGAGCCCGATATCCCCAAACGGAAGATGAAAGAGTACATAATTCGTCTTGTATACATTGAGATGCTCGGTCATGACGCCTCTTTTGGGTACATTCATGCCGTTAAGATGACCCATGACGATTCCCTCCTACTCAAGCGAACTGGGTATTTGGCCGTCACCCTGTTTTTGAATGAGGATCATGATTTGATAATATTGATCGTGAACACGATCCAGAAGGACTTGAAGTCGGATAATTTCCTGGTGGTATGTGCTGCATTGAATGCGGTCTGTAAATTGATTAATGAGGAGACGATACCGGCTGTTCTTCCGCAGGTTGTTGAGTTGTTAGGTCACCCAAAAGAGGCGGTGAGGAAGAAGGCTATAATGGCCCTGCATCGGTTTTATCAAAGGTCTCCGTCAGCCGTGACTCATCTTGTAACGAATTTCCGAAAG AAACTTTGTGATAATGACCCTGGAGTAATGGGTGCTACTCTTTGCCCTCTATTTGATCTTATCTTAATAGATGTAAATTCACATAAGGATCTTGTTGCCAGCTTTGTAAACATCCTCAAACAAGTTGCTGAACGCAGATTGCCCAAGAGTTATGATTATCATCAGACACCTGCACCATTCATACAG ATTAAGTTGCTAAAAATCCTGGCTTTACTTGGTAATGGTGACAAGCAGTCAAGTGGGCAGATGTATACTATCATTGGAGACATAATGAGAAGAAGTGACACAACTAGCAATATAGGAAATGCAATTCTTTATGAATGTATATGCTGTGTCTCATCTATACATCCCAGCCCTAAATTATTCACAGCTGCAGCTGATGCAATTGCTAAACTTTTGAAG AGTGATGTTCATAATCTAAGGTATATGGGGATTGATGCACTTGGTCGATTGATAAGGATAAGCCCAGAAATTGCTGAGCAACATCAACTTGCTGTAATTGATTGCTTAGAG GACCCAGATGATACTTTAAAGAGGAAAACCTTTGAGCTGCTTTATAAAATGACAAAGTCCTCGAATGTTGAAGTTATAGTAGAGCGTATGATAGAGTACATGATAAGCATCAATGATTATCATTACAAAACTGAAATAGCATCTAGATGTGTTGAGCTTGCTGAACAATACGCACCTACCAACCAATGGTTTATccag ACTATGAACAAAGTTTTCCAGCATGCTGGGGATTTGGTGAACCCTAAGGTGGCACATAATTTGATGCGTTTGATAGCTGAGGGATTTGgagaggatgatgatgatgatgatactgAAGATAGTCAGCTTAGATCTTCTGCT GTGGAATCTTACTTGCGAATAATGGGAGAACCGAAACTTGCATCTACATTTCTTCAG GTTATATGTTGGGTTTTGGGGGAATATGGAATTGCAGATGGTAAATATTCAGCCTCATACATCAGTGGAAAGTTATGTGATGTGGCAGAAACACATCCAAGCGATGATACTGTTAAG GCATATGCAGTGACAGCAGTTATGAAAGTATGTTCCTTTGAAAAAGCTGCTGGAAGAAAAATAGACATGCTACCGGAG TTCCAGTCCTTAATGGAATCACTAACAGCATCCCACTCAACCGATCTCCAACAACGTGCATATGAACTTCAAGCATTTATCAACCTAGACCCCGATGCCATAAACAATATAATGCCATTCGATGcaagttgtgaagaaatcgag ATTGATAAAAGCCTTTCCCTTGTAAATGGTTACATCGAAAAGTCATTAAAAGATGGAGCACAACCTTATATACCCGAGCAAGAAAGATCCGGAACTTTAAATATCAACAACTTTAAAAACCAGGATGCTTGTCCGCATTCTCTTAAATTTGTTGCGTATGAGGTTCCAAAACCTGTAATTCCAAGAATGCCCCCGAAAGTACTTTCTTCAGCGGAACTTCTACCCGAACCTGACCCATTTTATCAACGGGAGGTCCACCGTAGCCCATCGGTTGGATCCATATCTGACACCCAACAACTCCGGCTACGGCTTGATGGGGTGCAAAAGAAGTGGGGCCAACCATCAACCACCGGTCCATCAACCTCTGAACCGGAGTCGTATTTGGTTAATGGTAGTTCGGAAGTTGAGGTTTCTGAAGAAAAGCAAAAACTTGCAGGTTTACTGTTTGGTGGGATAAGTTCACGGGGTGAAAAGAAACAATCACAATCGGGTGGTCAAACCAAGGGTTCGAAAGTACCCCGTCATGTGGTTGACCAAACGGGTCAAGTCAAACCGGCTCCTGACTTGCTTGATTCAGGGTCAAGTATGGCGAGTAGCTCTTCTTCAATGGTGGATCCGTTTAAACAGCTTGAAGGTCTTCTTCTGGATACAAGCCAGAAAGGTCCTGATTTTATGTGTATCAATTCAGATACTTGTAATCAGAATCAGAATCATGATGGAAGCTCTGATGGGTCGAGTAACTTGAATAACAGAGTGGGTCCCTTACCAACAAAGGGTCCGAATCTGAAAGAAGCTTTGGGAAAGGATGCACTTGTTAGGCAAATGGGTGTAACCCCAACAACGCAAAATCCTAATTTATTTAAAGATTTGCTTCGCTGA